The Natronoglycomyces albus genome has a segment encoding these proteins:
- the coaE gene encoding dephospho-CoA kinase, protein MLKVGLTGGIGAGKSTVATILAEFGAFVVDADRLAHEVVAPGSDGLAKVIRHFGRGILTEEGSLDRKALAQRVFGDDVARAQLEAIIHPLVRERANELVQRQSEDTIVVEDIPLLVETRSAPHFHLVIDVEAPHVLRLQRLAERGMAAEDAQRRINAQASDRQRREACDVVIENSGDVDHLRAELRRLWTERIEPASENLRLRRAATRPEKLQLVEPDPEWAHRFERIAARLRYAMGPNALRIDHTGSTAIWGLKAKDVIDVQVTVLRLSVVDSLESQLNGAGFFGRTMFDEPKPEFPEQSQWEKRLYGSIDPGNITHIHMRQVGTPGQRYALMFRDWLRDDIESRNAYAEIKERAAANNESTTEYVGAKEPWFGQFGWPGAHEWAAKTGWRPPLC, encoded by the coding sequence ATGCTTAAAGTTGGACTGACCGGTGGCATCGGCGCGGGAAAATCCACGGTTGCCACCATATTGGCCGAATTCGGAGCTTTCGTTGTCGATGCCGATCGTCTGGCACATGAGGTGGTGGCCCCTGGATCTGATGGCCTGGCAAAAGTGATCCGACACTTTGGCCGTGGCATCCTCACCGAGGAGGGTTCACTTGATCGCAAGGCGCTAGCCCAGCGCGTATTCGGCGACGACGTGGCTCGGGCGCAGCTAGAGGCGATCATTCATCCTCTCGTGCGCGAGCGTGCGAATGAACTTGTGCAACGCCAAAGCGAAGACACCATTGTGGTTGAAGATATCCCCTTGCTGGTGGAGACGCGCAGCGCTCCGCATTTTCACCTAGTCATCGATGTCGAGGCTCCACATGTACTGCGTCTGCAGCGTCTGGCTGAGCGAGGGATGGCTGCCGAGGACGCACAAAGGCGCATCAACGCCCAAGCGTCGGACCGACAGCGGCGCGAGGCTTGCGACGTGGTGATAGAGAACAGTGGCGACGTCGATCACTTGCGTGCCGAGTTGCGGCGGCTGTGGACCGAACGGATCGAACCGGCCTCGGAGAATTTGCGTCTGCGGCGTGCCGCGACCCGGCCCGAGAAGCTGCAGCTGGTGGAGCCCGATCCAGAGTGGGCGCATCGCTTCGAACGGATTGCGGCGCGCCTTCGATATGCGATGGGGCCCAATGCTTTGCGTATTGACCATACTGGATCAACCGCGATCTGGGGCCTCAAGGCCAAGGACGTGATCGATGTCCAGGTGACAGTTCTACGTTTGTCGGTTGTGGATTCCCTGGAATCACAACTCAACGGAGCTGGCTTTTTCGGGCGAACAATGTTTGACGAGCCGAAACCCGAGTTTCCAGAACAGAGCCAGTGGGAGAAACGCCTGTACGGGTCGATAGACCCAGGCAACATCACGCACATTCACATGCGCCAGGTAGGGACTCCAGGTCAGCGCTACGCGCTGATGTTCCGCGACTGGTTGCGAGATGACATCGAGTCACGTAACGCCTATGCGGAAATCAAGGAACGAGCCGCCGCCAACAACGAGTCCACCACAGAGTATGTGGGAGCGAAGGAACCGTGGTTTGGACAGTTCGGTTGGCCAGGGGCTCATGAGTGGGCCGCCAAGACTGGGTGGAGGCCGCCACTGTGCTGA
- the rpsA gene encoding 30S ribosomal protein S1 has protein sequence MTSSIEATSSNAAENSTKVDEFSSDEDLLAAIDATIKYFNDGDIVEGTVVKVDRDEVLLDIGYKTEGVIPSRELSIKHDVDPSDVVAVGDHVEALVLQKEDKEGRLILSKKRAQYERAWGTIEKIREEDGVVRGSVIEVVKGGLILDIGLRGFLPASLVEMRRVRDLQPYVGRELEAKIIELDKNRNNVVLSRRAWLEQTQSEVRTEFLHQLAKGQVRKGVVSSIVNFGAFVDLGGVDGLVHVSELSWKHIDHPNEVVEVGQPVEVEVLEVDLERERVSLSLKATQEDPWRQFARTHAIGQIVPGKVTKLVPFGAFVRVEDGIEGLVHISELAERHVEVPEQVVKVGSECMVKVIDIDLDRRRISLSLKQANEAYVEAEEQFDPTLYGMAAQYDDQGNYIYPDGFDPDTGEWMEGFDEAREEWERQYADARARWEEHGKQISEQVISEPPAKPVSSEGDDSDGGSSSSSSGEEKKASKKKSEAPQEPSGTLATDEALAALREKLAGN, from the coding sequence ATGACGAGCAGCATCGAGGCCACCTCGAGCAACGCCGCTGAGAATAGCACCAAGGTTGACGAATTTTCCTCTGACGAGGATCTCCTTGCCGCGATTGACGCGACGATCAAATACTTTAACGACGGCGATATCGTAGAAGGTACCGTCGTCAAGGTCGATCGGGACGAAGTCCTTCTCGACATCGGCTACAAGACCGAGGGTGTCATCCCCTCGCGCGAACTGTCGATCAAACACGATGTCGACCCCAGCGACGTTGTTGCCGTGGGCGACCACGTTGAGGCCTTGGTTCTTCAGAAAGAAGACAAAGAAGGCCGCCTGATCCTGTCGAAGAAGCGCGCCCAGTACGAGCGCGCCTGGGGCACCATCGAAAAGATCCGCGAAGAGGACGGCGTCGTACGTGGCTCCGTCATCGAAGTGGTCAAGGGTGGCCTCATCCTCGACATCGGCCTCCGTGGCTTCCTGCCCGCCTCGCTGGTGGAGATGCGCCGCGTTCGCGACCTGCAGCCGTATGTGGGCCGGGAACTCGAAGCCAAGATCATCGAACTGGACAAGAACCGCAACAACGTGGTCCTGTCTCGTCGTGCTTGGCTGGAGCAGACCCAGTCCGAGGTCCGCACCGAGTTCCTGCACCAGCTCGCCAAGGGCCAGGTGCGCAAGGGTGTCGTGTCCTCGATCGTCAACTTCGGTGCGTTCGTTGACCTGGGCGGCGTGGACGGTCTGGTCCACGTTTCCGAGCTGTCCTGGAAGCACATCGACCACCCCAACGAGGTCGTCGAAGTCGGCCAGCCCGTTGAGGTTGAAGTTCTCGAGGTCGACTTGGAACGCGAGCGCGTCTCGCTGTCTCTCAAGGCCACCCAGGAAGACCCGTGGCGTCAGTTCGCTCGTACCCACGCCATCGGCCAGATTGTTCCAGGCAAGGTCACCAAGCTGGTTCCCTTCGGTGCGTTCGTGCGCGTCGAGGATGGTATCGAAGGCCTCGTGCACATCTCCGAGTTGGCCGAGCGCCACGTGGAGGTGCCCGAGCAGGTCGTCAAGGTCGGCAGCGAGTGCATGGTGAAGGTCATCGACATTGACCTGGACCGTCGCCGTATCTCCTTGTCGCTCAAGCAGGCCAACGAAGCGTATGTTGAGGCCGAAGAGCAGTTCGACCCGACGCTGTACGGCATGGCCGCTCAGTACGACGACCAGGGCAATTACATCTACCCGGACGGGTTCGACCCCGACACCGGCGAATGGATGGAAGGCTTCGACGAAGCTCGCGAAGAGTGGGAGCGTCAGTACGCCGACGCCCGTGCCCGTTGGGAAGAACACGGCAAGCAAATCTCCGAGCAGGTCATCTCCGAGCCGCCGGCTAAGCCCGTCAGCTCCGAAGGCGATGACAGCGACGGCGGCTCGTCCTCGAGCTCTAGTGGCGAGGAGAAGAAGGCCAGCAAGAAGAAGTCCGAGGCTCCGCAGGAGCCCTCGGGCACCCTGGCCACTGACGAGGCTCTCGCGGCACTGCGTGAGAAGCTAGCTGGTAACTAA